A segment of the bacterium genome:
AACATTTTAAAACCGTTATTGATTATAAAGAAGGTTACATTGAAATCTCATAAATAAGAATAGGAAAAAAATGAAATCAGACATTGAGATCGCACAAGAGTGCAAGATGAAGCCCATCATTGATGTGGCAAGGGATTTAGGGTTAGAAGAGGATGACATTGAGTTCTATGGGAAATACAAGGCAAAGG
Coding sequences within it:
- a CDS encoding formate--tetrahydrofolate ligase, whose product is MKSDIEIAQECKMKPIIDVARDLGLEEDDIEFYGKYKAK